One Drosophila santomea strain STO CAGO 1482 chromosome X, Prin_Dsan_1.1, whole genome shotgun sequence DNA segment encodes these proteins:
- the LOC120457226 gene encoding p21-activated protein kinase-interacting protein 1-like, with protein MPPDIEIIVGTYEEYLLGYQLIESSDDGDAGKLQLKQTFADRSHAGSIKSVAVQGPWVASGGSDDRIFVYDMRTRKQCQILLSHTGTVNTLQFSPDLTHLLSGSTDGHMIATRVGSWTREGDWKKAHAGQAVTHISIHPSSKLALSLGGDQVLNTWNLVKGRVAYKTNLKSKTTLGSQPDCLSWSTQGEHFTLSGPLILEIWDIKSAHVMRRIKMPAKPICVTWLDGNECLTGLENGSIAWVSLKDEDDTPPTIIPAHEARVKVIAYLNESLATVSSAGEIKVWKVDKETRKLEEIASTNMDCRPTGLGLLDFSQFGNVRPVEQRIKVEKKPKAKSEPGQSAKPAGSRGFVTIEYEQDEKLEAEKEDDEEEEEKEAVTTPKTKQKKKQAKKAPLEPEESSEESNSSEEESEDFSDSDSDGSSDGGHRKRKPRKRKQPPTPASKRKVKQQKNK; from the exons ATGCCGCCGGACATCGAGATCATAGTGGGCACCTACGAGGAGTACCTGCTGGGCTACCAGCTCATCGAATCGTCGGATGACGGCGATGCCGGAAAATTGCAGCTGAAACAGACTTTTGCGGACAGATCCCATGCAGGATCCATTAAATCGGTGGCCGTGCAGGGACCTTGGGTGGCCAGTGGCGGCAGCGATGACAGGATCTTCGTGTACGACATGCGCACGCGGAAACAGTGCCAGATCCTACTCTCCCACACCGGCACAGTGAACACACTGCAATTCTCGCCGGACCTGACGCACTTGCTCTCCGGGAGCACCGATGGCCATATGATCGCCACACGCGTTGGCAGCTGGACCAGGGAGGGCGATTGGAAGAAGGCCCATGCCGGCCAGGCCGTCACCCACATAAGTATCCATCCCAGCAGCAAGTTGGCCTTATCATTGGGCGGCGACCAGGTGCTGAACACCTGGAATCTGGTCAAGGGCCGCGTCGCCTACAAGACCAATTTGAAGAGCAAGACGACGCTGGGCAGCCAACCGGACTGCCTGTCGTGGTCCACGCAGGGCGAACACTTCACACTGAGCGGTCCCTTGATCCTGGAGATCTGGGACATTAAGAGTGCGCATGTGATGCGTCGCATCAAGATGCCGGCAAAGCCCATTTGCGTCACATGGCTGGACGGGAACGAGTGCCTGACTGGCCTGGAGAACGGTAGCATTGCCTGGGTTTCCCTCAAGGACGAAGATGATACTCCA CCCACCATCATTCCTGCACACGAGGCGAGGGTCAAGGTCATCGCCTATCTGAACGAATCACTGGCCACCGTCTCCAG CGCTGGTGAGATTAAAGTCTGGAAGGTCGACAAGGAAACGCGCAAGCTGGAGGAGATTGCCAGCACCAACATGGACTGCCGACCCACAGGCTTGGGTCTGCTGGATTTTAGCCAGTTTGGCAATGTCCGACCGGTGGAACAGCGCATCAAAGTGGAGAAGAAACCAAAGGCGAAATCGGAGCCTGGCCAAAGTGCCAAGCCAGCGGGATCGCGGGGATTCGTGACCATCGAGTACGAGCAGGATGAGAAGCTGGAGGCCGAGAAGGAGgatgatgaggaggaggaggagaaggaggcaGTAACCACTCCCAAGAcgaagcaaaagaagaaacaGGCAAAGAAGGCGCCGCTGGAACCCGAGGAATCCTCCGAAGAAAGCAACTCATCGGAGGAGGAGAGCGAGGACTTCTCCGACAGCGACAGTGACGGCTCCAGTGATGGCGGCCACCGGAAAAGGAAGCCAAGGAAGCGCAAACAGCCACCGACGCCAGCGTCAAAACGAAAAGTGAAGCAGCAGAAAAATAAGTAA
- the LOC120455919 gene encoding probable ATP-dependent RNA helicase DDX46 — translation MSKSSGRDRDRERDRERERERDRDRERDRDRERDNRHDSRSRDYDMGKSRNGGGAGGGGGGGGVGSRNMRDDRKRGKDMISDRGRRDEKRRKRSRSKDYEKDNSPHYRRLDKDRDRDRERDRQREKDREREKDKERERDKDRERDRQREKESDGRRAAAAAPLIIPVPSTSSSDEEVEEIDKEEQQRRLEQEMIKRRERIERWRAERKRDTKAAVVAPAVVKSAKKWSLEDESEEDDSNPAPPLDSGKKDAEPDSPPSKFHSIRKRFDDDVVESKFSPVKRPTFSKSFGKLGIGLATKTEGEIKKEPPPVDTKKEIKKEPEPVVVKMEIVEEPTVAAEEKGKMVPEQPQVDAKAEPEVEEKPQPEAEPEDDIDPLDAYMQEVNNEMRRVNNFVNPPTKAQGVVILTGVAKKKATTLKKGELIEQNMDSLEYSSEDELEDIRDTAVNLAMKHRKELAKIDHSSVTYAPFRKNFYVEVPELSRMTAGDVEKYRSDLEGIQVKGKGCPKPIKTWAQCGVSKKEMDVLRRLGFEKPTPIQCQAIPAIMSGRDLIGIAKTGSGKTLAFILPMFRHILDQPSLEDGDGAIAIIMAPTRELCMQIGKDIRKFSKSLGLRPVCVYGGTGISEQIAELKRGAEIIVCTPGRMIDMLAANSGRVTNLRRVTYVVLDEADRMFDMGFEPQVMRIIDNVRPDRQTVMFSATFPRQMEALARRILKKPIEVIVGGRSVVCKDVEQNVVILNDDAKFFKLLELLGIYQEAGSIIVFVDKQENADILLRDLMKASYPCMSLHGGIDQFDRDSTIIDFKSGKVRLLIATSVAARGLDVKDLILVVNYDVPNHYEDYVHRCGRTGRAGKKGSAYTFITPEQSRYAGDIIRALDLSGTLIPAELQTLWTEYKALQEAEGKTVHTGGGFSGKGFKFDEQEFNAVKESKKLQKAALGLADSDDEEDIEQDIDQQIEQIFAAKRTVKDTSAAATAAAAAAAAAAAAAAAVSGGNPALASAAAQAAAAAAAANIAIAAASASAAGGVPSVAMGGALSSDKLELAKRLASKINSSKNLDTKGSVVTVEPMLKGPHVTGAAAPLLTARTVAEQMAAKLNNKLNYQPKEDEEGLGPLMGGTTNSFTKYEEELEINDFPQQARWKVTSKEALAQISEYSEAGLTVRGTYVPQGKNPPDGERKLYLAIESCSELAVQKAKREITRLIKEELLKLSSAHHVFNKGRYKVV, via the exons ATGTCGAAAAGTTCCGG ACGCGATCGGGACAGAGAGCGCGACCGGGAGCGGGAGAGGGAGCGCGACCGGGATCGAGAGCGCGACAGGGATCGGGAGCGGGACAACCGGCACGATAGTCGCAGCCGTGACTATGACATGGGCAAGTCCAGGAATGGCGGTGGCgccggcggcggcggaggcggaggcggtgTCGGCTCCCGGAACATGCGCGATGACCGGAAGCGCGGCAAGGACATGATCAGCGATCGGGGAAGACGCGACGAGAAGCGGAGAAAGCGTTCCAGGTCAAAGGATTACGAAAAGGACAA TTCGCCCCATTACAGGCGCCTGGACAAGGATCGTGACCGTGATCGGGAACGCGATCGGCAACGGGAGAAGGATCGGGAGCGCGAGAAGGACAAGGAGCGCGAACGGGACAAGGATCGCGAGCGTGACCGCCAGCGAGAAAAGGAATCGGACGGCAGGCGAGCGGCCGCAGCAGCTCCGCTGATCATACCAGTGCCCTCGACCAGTTCCTCCgacgaggaggtggaggagatcgacaaggaggagcagcagcgccGCCTGGAGCAGGAGATGATCAAGCGGCGCGAGCGCATTGAACGCTGGCGCGCGGAACGCAAGCGGGACACCAAGGCGGCCGTCGTGGCGCCGGCGGTGGTCAAGTCCGCAAAGAAATGGAGTCTGGAGGACGAGTCCGAGGAGGACGACAGCAATCCCGCTCCGCCGCTGGACAGCGGTAAAAAGGACGCCGAACCCGACTCGCCGCCCTCCAAGTTCCACAGCATACGCAAGCGCTTCGACGATGACGTGGTCGAGTCGAAGTTCTCGCCCGTCAAGCGCCCCACCTTTAGCAAATCATTTGGCAAGTTGGGCATTGGCCTGGCCACCAAAACCGAGGGGGAGATCAAGAAGGAACCACCGCCGGTGGACACCAAAAAGGAGATCAAAAAGGAACCCGAACCAGTCGTGGTCAAAATGGAGATCGTTGAGGAGCCCACCGTAGCAGCAGAGGAGAAGGGCAAGATGGTGCCGGAACAGCCGCAAGTGGATGCCAAAGCGGAACCGGAAGTGGAAGAAAAGCCGCAACCCGAAGCCGAGCCAGAAGACGACATTGATCCACTGGATGCCTACATGCAGGAGGTCAACAACGAGATGCGGCGTGTGAACAATTTCGTCAATCCACCCACTAAAGCGCAGGGTGTCGTCATCCTCACTGGAGTGGCGAAAAAGAAGGCGACCACGTTGAAGAAGGGCGAGCTGATAGAACAAAACATGGACAGCTTGGAATACTCCAGCGAGGACGAACTGGAGGACATACGTGACACGGCCGTTAATTTGGCGATGAAGCACCGCaaggagctggccaagatcgATCATTCCTCGGTTACGTATGCGCCCTTCCGCAAGAATTTCTATGTCGAGGTGCCGGAACTGAGTCGCATGACCGCCGGCGATGTGGAGAAGTACCGCTCCGACCTCGAGGGCATCCAGGTGAAGGGCAAAGGCTGTCCAAAGCCCATCAAG ACGTGGGCGCAGTGCGGCGTCAGCAAGAAAGAGATGGACGTGCTGCGACGGCTGGGCTTCGAGAAGCCCACGCCCATCCAGTGCCAGGCCATACCGGCCATCATGTCCGGACGGGATCTGATAGGTATTGCTAAAACTGGCAGTGGCAAGACGTTGGCATTCATTTTACCAATGTTTAGGCACATTCTGGACCAGCCGAGCCTGGAGGATGGCGACGGCGCTATCGCGATCATAATGGCGCCCACTCGCGAACTCTGCATGCAGATTGGCAAGGACATCCGCAAGTTTAGCAAGTCGCTGGGCCTGCGGCCAGTTTGTGTTTACGGCGGCACGGGGATCTCCGAGCAAATTGCCGAGCTGAAGCGCGGCGCCGAGATAATTGTGTGCACGCCGGGTCGCATGATCGATATGCTGGCGGCGAATTCCGGACGTGTGACGAACCTGCGTCGCGTCACCTATGTCGTCTTGGACGAGGCAGATCGCATGTTCGACATGGGCTTCGAGCCGCAGGTGATGCGCATCATCGACAATGTGCGACCGGATCGCCAGACGGTCATGTTCAGCGCCACGTTTCCACGGCAAATGGAGGCGCTGGCCAGACGCATCCTCAAGAAGCCCATCGAGGTGATCGTCGGCGGTCGGTCGGTGGTGTGTAAAGATGTCGAACAGAATGTGGTCATTCTCAACGACGATGCCAAGTTCTTTAAGCTGTTGGAACTGCTGGGCATCTACCAGGAGGCGGGCAGTATCATTGTCTTTGTCGACAAGCAGGAGAACGCCGATATCCTGCTGCGCGACCTCATGAAGGCATCGTATCCCTGCATGAGCCTGCACGGCGGCATCGATCAGTTCGATCGCGACTCCACCATCATCGACTTCAAGTCGGGCAAGGTGCGCCTGTTGATTGCCACCTCGGTGGCGGCGCGTGGCCTGGATGTTAAGGATCTCATACTGGTGGTCAACTACGATGTGCCTAATCACTACGAGGACTATGTTCACAG ATGTGGTCGCACCGGTCGAGCGGGCAAAAAGGGTAGCGCCTACACGTTCATCACGCCGGAACAATCACGCTATGCCGGCGACATTATCCGCGCCCTGGACCTATCAGGCACACTGATTCCCGCCGAGCTGCAGACGCTGTGGACGGAGTATAAGGCGCTCCAGGAGGCCGAGGGCAAGACGGTGCACACGGGCGGCGGTTTCAGCGGCAAGGGTTTCAAGTTCGACGAGCAGGAGTTCAATGCCGTCAAGGAGAGCAAGAAGCTGCAGAAGGCGGCCCTGGGACTGGCCGATTCCGATGATGAGGAGGACATCGAGCAGGATATTGACCAGCAGATTGAGCAAATCTTTGCGGCCAAGCGCACGGTTAAAGATACTTCGGCCGCGGCCAcggctgcggcggcggctgctgcggcggcagctgctgctgctgcggcagtTTCTGGTGGTAATCCGGCACTGGCCTCGGCGGCGGCACAagcggcggcagctgctgctgctgccaatATTGCCATTGCTGCGGCCTCGGCTTCCGCAGCCGGTGGTGTTCCAAGTGTGGCCATGGGCGGTGCTCTGAGCTCCGACAAACTGGAGCTGGCCAAACGACTGGCCTCCAAgatcaacagcagcaagaaCCTGGACACCAAGGGCAGCGTGGTCACTGTGGAGCCCATGCTCAAGGGACCGCATGTCACGGGAGCCGCCGCACCACTGCTGACCGCTCGCACGGTGGCCGAGCAAATGGCCGCCAAGTTGAACAACAAGCTGAACTACCAGCCCAAGGAGGATGAGGAAGGACTGGGCCCGCTGATGGGCGGCACAACCAACTCGTTTACCAAAtacgaggaggagctggagatCAACGATTTCCCGCAGCAGGCGCGCTGGAAGGTCACGTCCAAGGAGGCACTCGCCCAGATCTCCGAGTACTCGGAGGCGGGTCTCACCGTGCGCGGCACATACGTGCCGCAGGGCAAGAATCCGCCGGATGGCGAGCGGAAGCTCTACCTGGCCATCGAGAGCTGCAGCGAACTGGCCGTGCAGAAGGCCAAGCGCGAGATCACGCGGCTCATCAAGGAGGAGCTGCTCAAGCTCAGCTCCGCCCATCACGTCTTTAACAAGGGTCGCTACAAGGTGGTCTAG
- the LOC120456471 gene encoding serine/threonine-protein phosphatase alpha-3 isoform — MAEVLNLESIIARLLEVRGARPGKNVQLSEGEIRGLCLKSREILLAQPILLELEAPLKICGDIHGQYYDLLRLFEYGGYPPEANYLFLGDYVDRGKQSLETICLLLAYKIKYSENFFLLRGNHECASINRIYGFYDECKRRYTIKLWKTFTDCFNCLPVVAIVDEKIFCCHGGLSPDLTSMEQIRRIMRPTDVPDQGLLCDLLWSDPDKDTIGWGENDRGVSFTFGAEVVVKFLQKHDLDLICRAHQVVEDGYEFFAKRQLVTLFSAPNYCGEFDNAGAMMSVDNTLMCSFQILKPVEKRKK, encoded by the coding sequence ATGGCAGAGGTGCTCAATCTGGAGAGCATCATTGCCCGCCTGCTGGAGGTGCGTGGCGCCAGGCCCGGCAAGAATGTGCAGCTGTCGGAGGGCGAGATCCGTGGACTGTGCCTCAAGTCGCGCGAGATACTGCTGGCTCAGCCCATACTCCTCGAGCTGGAGGCGCCGCTCAAGATCTGCGGCGATATCCATGGCCAGTACTATGATCTGTTGCGTCTATTCGAATACGGCGGCTATCCGCCGGAGGCCAACTATCTATTCTTGGGCGACTACGTGGACAGGGGCAAGCAGTCGCTGGAGACCATCTGCCTGCTGTTGGCCTACAAGATCAAGTATTCGGAGAACTTCTTTCTGCTGCGCGGCAATCACGAGTGCGCCAGCATTAATCGAATCTATGGATTCTACGATGAGTGCAAGCGCAGATATACCATCAAGTTGTGGAAGACATTTACCGATTGTTTCAACTGTCTGCCCGTGGTGGCCATTGTGGATGAGAAGATCTTTTGCTGCCACGGCGGACTGAGTCCGGATCTCACTTCGATGGAGCAGATCCGCAGGATTATGCGACCCACCGATGTGCCCGATCAGGGACTGCTATGCGATCTGCTCTGGTCCGATCCGGACAAGGATACCATTGGTTGGGGCGAGAACGACCGTGGCGTCAGCTTCACCTTTGGCGCCGAGGTGGTCGTCAAGTTTCTACAGAAGCACGATCTCGATCTGATCTGTCGTGCCCACCAGGTCGTCGAGGATGGTTACGAGTTCTTTGCCAAGCGCCAGTTGGTCACCCTCTTCTCCGCCCCCAACTATTGCGGTGAATTCGACAATGCCGGCGCCATGATGTCCGTGGACAATACCCTCATGTGCTCCTTCCAAATCCTCAAGCCCGTCGAGAAGCGCAAGAAGTAG